In a single window of the Niabella ginsenosidivorans genome:
- a CDS encoding MauE/DoxX family redox-associated membrane protein, with product MKDLKTIFFFLRLPVAVSLSGHGLVRIPKLAAFSNWMVTTMEKSVLPASLTLTFGYILPFLELLIGLALLIGFKVKYSIFAGLALMTLLILGSCSIENWNAIEAQLIHAAYLSGLLWYQLRYCNEEVKA from the coding sequence ATGAAAGATCTTAAAACAATATTTTTCTTTTTACGCCTTCCGGTGGCTGTATCCTTATCGGGACATGGTCTGGTAAGAATACCTAAGCTTGCAGCCTTCAGCAATTGGATGGTAACTACAATGGAAAAATCGGTATTGCCGGCTTCTCTAACGCTGACATTTGGCTATATTTTACCTTTTTTAGAGCTATTGATCGGACTGGCCCTGCTGATCGGTTTTAAAGTTAAATACAGCATTTTTGCAGGCCTTGCTTTGATGACACTGCTGATATTGGGTAGCTGCTCCATTGAGAACTGGAACGCTATTGAAGCGCAGCTGATCCATGCAGCTTATCTTTCCGGACTGCTTTGGTACCAGCTGCGATATTGTAATGAAGAAGTAAAAGCATAA
- a CDS encoding zinc-dependent alcohol dehydrogenase — MKTLFYPKHDLLEITDQQVPYMAKNEVLIKVAACGICGSELETFKSHSSRRVPPLIMGHEFSGVIVDVGESVADWKKGDRVVSNAIVPCGHCELCTSGKTNLCQNRQVFGMQRNGAFAEYVNVPAHCLIPLPEMVPFHAACLAEPLANGVHLVKLSKHIPVNNMLIIGAGPIGLMALQAFRSMRQVHVFVADLLEDRLSIAQKLGASGVINPSRQELVATLSEMSGGASIDLVVDAVGSAQTNQYGLKVLKPGGVLLMIGLHQNSKSLESYDLVLAEKQAVGSYAATQEDMRDAVSLIASGKVDMTSWINYYNLENGITAFYDMMEAKGSHIKSVLVMEPAKNHSDK, encoded by the coding sequence ATGAAAACACTTTTTTACCCCAAACATGATCTGTTGGAAATTACAGATCAGCAGGTCCCTTACATGGCAAAGAACGAGGTACTGATAAAAGTAGCCGCCTGTGGCATCTGTGGCAGTGAGCTGGAAACCTTTAAATCGCATAGTAGCCGGCGGGTGCCGCCATTAATAATGGGTCATGAATTTAGTGGTGTCATTGTTGATGTAGGGGAATCTGTGGCTGATTGGAAAAAAGGAGACCGGGTAGTAAGTAACGCCATTGTTCCCTGCGGGCATTGTGAGTTGTGTACTTCCGGAAAAACAAACCTTTGTCAAAACCGGCAGGTATTTGGAATGCAGCGCAACGGGGCATTTGCCGAATATGTGAATGTACCGGCGCATTGTTTGATACCATTGCCGGAAATGGTTCCTTTTCATGCGGCTTGCCTGGCAGAGCCACTGGCTAACGGTGTACACCTGGTAAAGCTTAGTAAACATATTCCCGTCAATAATATGCTCATCATCGGCGCCGGACCAATAGGGCTTATGGCTTTGCAGGCATTCAGATCTATGCGGCAGGTCCATGTTTTTGTAGCCGATCTTTTAGAAGACCGGCTGTCAATTGCCCAAAAGCTGGGAGCTTCCGGGGTAATTAATCCTTCCCGTCAGGAGCTGGTAGCTACACTATCTGAAATGTCAGGAGGCGCTTCTATTGATCTGGTTGTGGATGCAGTTGGATCCGCCCAAACAAACCAATATGGGTTGAAGGTATTAAAGCCCGGAGGTGTTCTGTTAATGATCGGACTTCACCAAAACAGCAAATCGCTGGAAAGCTATGATCTGGTACTGGCTGAGAAACAGGCGGTTGGAAGTTACGCCGCAACACAGGAGGATATGCGAGATGCTGTCAGCCTGATCGCTTCAGGAAAGGTTGACATGACCTCATGGATCAACTACTATAATTTAGAAAATGGTATTACTGCTTTTTATGATATGATGGAGGCAAAGGGGTCTCATATAAAATCGGTGTTGGTTATGGAACCAGCAAAGAACCATTCAGATAAATAA
- a CDS encoding SusC/RagA family TonB-linked outer membrane protein, with protein sequence MKRICLMNGFMLLFILLLEGRAWAQERTITGTVTTTKDNLPVSGVNVIVKGMHNGTNTDAKGAYKLAVPAEGGTLVFSAVGLETHEEVVGSRSTVDVALNPDVAQLNEVVVVGYGTLEKKNLTSSITSLKAKDLVPGVNGATIANALKGKVSSLVVQETASPNSATALQLRGMASVNTSREPLVVIDGMPGGDLRSVALEDIQSIDVLKDAAAGAIYGTRATGGVIVITTKKAQEGKMKISYIGEVIFKQDFGKPRVMNAEEYLKYKPGATNYGYDIDWWEEGMSKNPTSQRHVVNIQGGTATAKLYATAAYEDNRGVLSGDDRIDYSGRINGDFKLIDGWLEIGTHVAYRQANRDLSSPGVGTLLAVNPTRSPYDLTQWNPRNGLDDPNTIRDAELITNNQLDKWFRPDVALTLNIKPIKGLAYHHNVGFENRQSEFHYYAPSTTTVTEYQNVSGQGTAELRFQKENRLNTDGYFSYNNTLGDHSVNAAAGYSYYEFNGEMFGMKNYGFAVDGIKMWDIGSGINLNNPAVANKAEMQSSKQITQKLLAYFGRINYSFKDRYLLSGTFRREGSSKFAANKRWGNFWQVSGAWRLSQESFMQNIAAINDLKIRASYGVTGNEGFSADYAATMYGADSYYPLPNGNWAYSYGITQNINPDLGWEEKHEWNLGIDFVLFNSRLFGKLDLYTRNVVGLIYNVDVPQPPYVQAQMYKNIGTLKNNGWEFEIGGNVVSAGNWDYTMKANVSHNVTKIGSLWGNQTYYTGAYVGRAGDLHRIEENARVGSFWLYQYAGVDNEGRFIALDKDGNKIVPEVDGKNLEDKRYIGNYIPKAIIGWTHDLQYKNFSLGLTFTSWIKYDIYNAIEHEMGMQAGLPGGLRNQLLDAYTKNGAIQGQVLESDYFLQDGTFLKLQNFTLGYKLNTKKLLKIMESARFYLTGNNVFRITKYKGLNPEVDITGWEGGVEWASVYPQTRTFTLGMQLTF encoded by the coding sequence ATGAAGAGGATTTGCTTAATGAATGGGTTCATGCTGTTGTTTATTCTTCTCCTTGAAGGAAGGGCATGGGCACAGGAGCGAACGATTACCGGAACAGTAACGACAACAAAAGACAACTTACCTGTTTCCGGAGTAAATGTGATTGTAAAAGGCATGCATAACGGCACAAATACGGATGCCAAAGGCGCTTACAAGCTTGCCGTACCCGCTGAAGGAGGTACATTAGTGTTTTCGGCCGTTGGGTTGGAAACGCATGAGGAAGTTGTCGGGTCGCGTTCAACTGTAGATGTTGCCCTTAACCCCGACGTGGCCCAGTTGAACGAAGTGGTAGTAGTGGGTTATGGTACACTAGAAAAGAAAAACCTGACGAGCTCCATTACTTCGCTTAAAGCAAAAGACCTGGTGCCTGGTGTAAATGGTGCTACAATAGCCAATGCACTCAAAGGTAAGGTTAGCAGTTTGGTGGTTCAGGAAACGGCCAGCCCTAACTCGGCTACTGCGTTGCAGTTACGGGGTATGGCTTCGGTAAATACATCACGTGAACCTTTGGTAGTGATCGATGGTATGCCTGGTGGCGATCTGCGCTCAGTGGCGTTGGAAGATATTCAATCCATCGACGTATTGAAAGATGCTGCGGCAGGTGCTATTTATGGTACCCGGGCTACCGGTGGCGTTATTGTGATCACTACTAAAAAAGCGCAGGAAGGAAAAATGAAAATTTCATATATAGGCGAAGTTATTTTCAAGCAGGATTTTGGAAAACCCCGCGTGATGAACGCAGAGGAATATTTGAAATACAAACCAGGAGCTACTAATTATGGATATGATATTGACTGGTGGGAAGAGGGCATGAGCAAGAACCCTACTTCGCAACGCCATGTGGTGAATATTCAGGGCGGAACTGCAACAGCTAAACTTTATGCTACGGCAGCTTATGAAGACAACCGGGGAGTACTTTCGGGAGATGACCGGATTGACTACAGCGGACGCATCAACGGCGATTTTAAGCTTATAGATGGCTGGTTGGAAATTGGAACACACGTTGCCTACCGGCAGGCGAACCGCGATTTGTCGTCGCCTGGCGTTGGCACTTTGTTGGCGGTAAATCCTACACGCTCTCCTTATGACCTTACGCAATGGAACCCGCGTAACGGATTGGATGATCCCAATACCATCCGCGATGCGGAGCTGATCACCAATAACCAATTGGATAAATGGTTCCGTCCCGATGTGGCACTTACGCTCAACATCAAGCCGATAAAAGGATTGGCGTACCATCATAACGTAGGTTTTGAGAACCGCCAAAGCGAATTTCATTATTATGCGCCATCCACCACTACTGTAACGGAATATCAAAACGTTAGCGGGCAAGGTACTGCCGAGCTGAGATTCCAGAAAGAAAACCGGTTGAATACGGATGGTTATTTCTCTTATAACAATACACTTGGCGACCATTCTGTTAACGCGGCTGCGGGTTACAGCTACTATGAATTTAACGGAGAAATGTTTGGGATGAAAAACTATGGCTTTGCTGTAGATGGTATTAAAATGTGGGATATTGGCTCCGGTATCAACCTAAACAATCCTGCTGTTGCCAACAAGGCTGAAATGCAATCGTCAAAACAGATCACACAAAAGCTGCTGGCTTATTTTGGCCGTATCAACTATTCATTTAAAGACCGGTATTTGCTTTCGGGTACTTTCCGTCGCGAAGGCTCGTCAAAATTTGCAGCCAACAAACGCTGGGGTAATTTCTGGCAGGTGTCAGGAGCATGGCGTCTTTCACAAGAAAGCTTTATGCAAAACATTGCTGCGATTAATGACCTGAAGATCCGTGCTTCTTATGGTGTAACGGGCAATGAAGGCTTCTCTGCCGATTACGCAGCAACAATGTATGGGGCTGATTCATATTATCCTTTGCCAAATGGCAATTGGGCCTATTCCTATGGCATTACCCAAAACATCAACCCGGATTTGGGATGGGAAGAAAAACATGAGTGGAACCTTGGGATAGATTTCGTGCTGTTTAATAGCCGCCTGTTTGGTAAACTGGATTTGTACACGCGTAACGTAGTGGGTTTGATATACAATGTGGATGTACCACAACCTCCTTATGTTCAGGCACAGATGTATAAAAATATAGGTACGTTAAAAAACAATGGATGGGAGTTTGAAATTGGCGGGAACGTTGTATCTGCCGGCAACTGGGACTATACGATGAAAGCAAATGTTAGCCATAATGTTACCAAGATCGGTTCCTTATGGGGGAATCAAACCTATTATACAGGTGCTTATGTAGGCCGTGCAGGTGATCTTCACCGTATTGAAGAAAATGCACGGGTAGGATCGTTCTGGTTGTATCAATACGCGGGTGTAGATAACGAAGGGCGTTTTATAGCGCTGGATAAGGATGGTAATAAGATTGTACCCGAAGTTGACGGCAAAAATCTTGAAGATAAACGCTATATTGGTAATTATATTCCTAAGGCAATCATAGGTTGGACGCATGATCTGCAATATAAAAACTTCTCACTGGGCTTAACCTTTACCAGCTGGATTAAATACGACATATACAATGCCATTGAGCATGAAATGGGCATGCAGGCCGGTTTGCCTGGTGGCTTGCGCAACCAGTTGCTTGATGCGTATACAAAAAACGGGGCGATACAGGGGCAGGTGCTTGAAAGTGATTACTTCCTTCAGGACGGTACCTTCCTAAAACTTCAGAATTTTACCCTGGGCTATAAGCTGAATACGAAAAAGCTTTTAAAAATTATGGAGTCCGCAAGATTTTACCTAACAGGTAATAACGTGTTCCGCATTACAAAATATAAAGGTCTGAACCCTGAGGTTGATATTACCGGTTGGGAAGGCGGCGTAGAATGGGCCTCGGTTTATCCTCAAACACGCACATTTACTCTGGGCATGCAATTGACTTTTTAA
- a CDS encoding multidrug DMT transporter permease gives MFVAETYSIAIILLFITMICWGSWPVLQKMAGASWRFELFYWDYVLGIVAVTLLLAFTLGSFGNYGSSFMEDLRQADLNNLISAAIGGVIFNAANILFVAAIAIAGMAVAFSIGAGTGLILGVVVNYIALPAGKPVYLFGGVIFIAAAILLSSVSHRRVSGNHKFSGKGIILSLLAGILFGCFYRFVAAAMYPNFKVPESGRLGPYSATCCFAFGVLISNLLLNTLLMKKPFQGKPLGFKDYLAGSVFRHLMGVLAGAVWGLGLTFSILSAGNAGFAISFGLGQGNAMVAAIWGVFVWKEFRNAPPGTSWLLYSMFCCYIIGVLLIIYAKS, from the coding sequence ATGTTTGTTGCAGAAACGTATTCCATTGCCATAATATTGCTATTTATTACAATGATCTGCTGGGGTTCCTGGCCGGTATTGCAAAAGATGGCGGGCGCTTCATGGCGGTTTGAACTGTTTTATTGGGATTATGTATTGGGTATTGTGGCGGTAACCTTACTTCTTGCTTTTACTTTAGGGTCGTTTGGCAATTATGGAAGCAGTTTTATGGAGGATCTGCGTCAGGCGGATTTAAACAATCTCATATCGGCTGCTATAGGAGGGGTTATTTTTAACGCGGCCAATATTCTGTTTGTAGCAGCCATTGCTATTGCAGGTATGGCGGTTGCATTTTCAATTGGAGCCGGTACCGGGTTGATTCTGGGTGTTGTTGTTAATTATATTGCCTTACCTGCAGGAAAGCCGGTTTACCTGTTTGGCGGGGTAATATTTATTGCCGCCGCAATTTTGTTATCTTCTGTTTCACACCGCAGGGTTTCTGGAAATCATAAATTTTCCGGCAAGGGAATTATTCTTTCTTTATTGGCAGGGATACTTTTTGGATGTTTTTACCGGTTTGTTGCCGCCGCCATGTACCCTAATTTTAAAGTGCCAGAGTCGGGCAGGCTGGGGCCTTATTCGGCAACTTGTTGTTTTGCTTTTGGTGTGCTCATAAGCAACCTGCTGTTGAATACCCTACTCATGAAAAAACCTTTTCAGGGAAAGCCGTTGGGGTTTAAAGACTACCTCGCCGGTTCCGTTTTCAGGCATCTTATGGGTGTTCTTGCAGGTGCCGTTTGGGGGCTGGGCCTTACATTCAGCATCCTTTCAGCAGGAAATGCGGGCTTTGCCATCTCTTTTGGGTTGGGGCAGGGAAATGCCATGGTGGCAGCAATCTGGGGTGTTTTTGTATGGAAAGAGTTTCGGAATGCTCCGCCGGGTACGTCCTGGCTATTGTACAGCATGTTTTGTTGCTACATTATTGGCGTATTACTCATTATTTACGCTAAAAGCTAA
- a CDS encoding C-terminal binding protein — protein sequence MSKGKIVITDYGFKDLEQELKMFREHGYDLVALETSTEDELIEACTDADALLVQWAPISARLIAHLNKCKIIVRYGIGVDNVDLNAAKQKSIPVCNVPDYCINEVADHTLALALSLSRQLGEINNRLKKGEWKIVPPYRMPAFRDMLFGTIGFGRIAREVLKSAKSLGFKVGAYDPKINPFQLKEAGVAALSFEELISGADIISLHLPLTAETQHIINAATIEQMKQGAIIINTSRGGLIDTEALAAALSKRRVVAGLDVFENEPLPETHPLWGVEHAVLTSHTAWYSERSVPALQQMAAAEVLRGLQSEPLKNRVI from the coding sequence ATGAGCAAAGGAAAGATTGTAATAACCGATTATGGATTTAAAGATCTTGAACAGGAGTTAAAAATGTTCCGGGAGCATGGCTATGATTTAGTAGCACTGGAAACCAGCACGGAAGATGAATTGATTGAAGCTTGCACAGATGCTGATGCCTTACTGGTTCAGTGGGCGCCTATAAGTGCCCGCCTGATTGCACACCTTAATAAATGTAAGATTATAGTGCGATACGGTATTGGGGTGGATAATGTGGATTTAAATGCAGCCAAGCAAAAATCAATACCGGTCTGTAATGTGCCGGATTATTGTATAAATGAAGTAGCCGATCATACACTCGCTCTTGCACTTTCGCTTTCGCGTCAATTGGGCGAGATCAATAACCGGCTCAAAAAAGGCGAGTGGAAGATCGTGCCTCCTTACAGAATGCCGGCTTTTCGGGATATGCTGTTTGGTACTATCGGTTTTGGCCGCATTGCCAGGGAAGTTCTTAAAAGCGCAAAGTCTTTGGGTTTTAAAGTAGGAGCCTATGATCCAAAGATCAACCCCTTTCAGTTAAAGGAAGCCGGGGTTGCAGCTTTGAGTTTTGAGGAGCTGATATCCGGAGCCGATATTATTTCATTACACCTTCCGCTTACGGCTGAAACGCAGCATATAATAAACGCGGCAACCATTGAGCAAATGAAGCAGGGCGCAATTATTATCAATACTTCTAGGGGCGGACTTATTGATACGGAAGCATTGGCTGCGGCACTTTCAAAACGGCGGGTAGTGGCAGGGCTGGATGTGTTTGAAAATGAGCCGTTACCGGAAACACATCCTTTATGGGGCGTGGAGCATGCAGTGCTTACATCGCACACAGCCTGGTATAGTGAGCGCAGCGTGCCGGCTTTGCAACAAATGGCGGCTGCGGAAGTGCTCCGGGGGCTGCAGTCAGAACCGCTTAAAAACAGGGTGATATAA
- a CDS encoding RagB/SusD family nutrient uptake outer membrane protein, with protein MKKIFKSVIIMTICMSVLQGCSIDPEYYSQVSPSNFFDSQDKVYQRFARPFTSWATYQGGVPYARFTVLNTLASDELLMPNRNGDWYDGGFYLNHFTHQFSPATDGYWNYTWDAISESIAQAWSAVEDIDKNVDFDALGFPEGIRESMLNQIKVLVAYFYMIGLDAFGGMPLYTSNQTELQSRATDKQTFEFIEGLLLEALPTLPKKASGDAEKGYVSQGTAAALLAKLYFNARPYTGEEMYTKCAEICTKIKNGEYGPYALAGSYQEIFGFSNATSPELMWVVPSENSKREVGGGTPQYSTHYNTWMYLDNPGAMSWNGLCLLPSQDINGKHYLKVAGNLGGPFKLGSPYDKFEATDLRKKNYVYNGNGQYTGMFLAGVLTNPHTGVSCIADGSREYPKGTIIPMVDQVAQLAPDPNGTRYPNGRKEGALYGEENSGVRLLKHSPIPNEADNALRFNPEVPVIRFTEIQYMLAECKWRLGDKPTAANLINEVRKRYFAGGNDPNPATAGNLDEYRFLDEWLIEFIGEGRRRTDLVRWNKFTTEAWWDHPADGPGKEYLNRFPVPASAINANPKLEQNPGYK; from the coding sequence ATGAAAAAGATATTTAAATCAGTTATAATAATGACTATATGCATGTCTGTTTTGCAGGGCTGTAGCATTGATCCGGAATATTATTCGCAGGTATCACCTTCTAATTTTTTTGACAGTCAGGATAAAGTCTATCAACGTTTTGCCCGTCCGTTTACAAGCTGGGCCACTTATCAGGGGGGTGTTCCTTATGCGCGTTTTACAGTATTGAATACACTGGCAAGCGATGAGTTGCTGATGCCAAACCGTAATGGCGACTGGTATGATGGTGGTTTTTATCTCAACCATTTTACGCATCAGTTTTCCCCAGCTACTGACGGTTATTGGAATTACACTTGGGATGCTATTTCAGAGAGCATTGCTCAGGCCTGGAGCGCTGTGGAAGACATTGACAAAAATGTTGATTTTGACGCATTGGGTTTTCCTGAAGGAATACGCGAGTCAATGCTCAATCAAATAAAAGTGCTTGTTGCCTATTTCTATATGATCGGGCTTGATGCATTTGGCGGTATGCCTTTGTATACATCCAATCAAACAGAACTGCAATCACGAGCTACAGATAAACAAACCTTTGAGTTTATTGAAGGGCTGCTTTTGGAAGCATTGCCCACTTTGCCTAAAAAAGCATCGGGCGATGCAGAAAAAGGATATGTTTCCCAGGGTACCGCTGCGGCTTTATTGGCAAAATTATATTTCAACGCCAGGCCGTATACGGGCGAAGAAATGTATACTAAATGTGCTGAGATCTGTACAAAAATTAAAAATGGCGAGTACGGGCCTTATGCATTGGCTGGTTCTTATCAGGAAATATTTGGCTTTTCTAATGCCACTTCTCCTGAATTGATGTGGGTAGTACCCAGTGAAAACAGCAAACGCGAAGTGGGCGGTGGAACACCTCAGTACTCTACCCATTACAATACCTGGATGTACCTGGATAACCCTGGTGCTATGTCATGGAACGGGCTCTGTTTGCTTCCTTCACAAGATATTAATGGTAAGCATTATCTTAAAGTAGCCGGCAACCTAGGCGGCCCTTTCAAATTAGGAAGCCCTTATGATAAATTTGAAGCAACAGATCTGCGTAAGAAAAACTATGTTTATAATGGCAACGGGCAATATACAGGTATGTTTTTAGCAGGAGTGCTGACAAATCCTCACACAGGCGTTTCCTGTATTGCGGATGGCAGTCGTGAATATCCCAAAGGTACCATCATTCCTATGGTTGATCAGGTGGCGCAGCTTGCGCCCGACCCGAACGGAACACGTTATCCGAATGGAAGAAAAGAAGGGGCACTCTATGGCGAAGAAAATTCAGGTGTACGACTTTTAAAACATTCACCTATTCCCAATGAAGCGGACAATGCCCTTCGATTTAATCCTGAAGTGCCTGTGATACGTTTTACAGAAATACAGTACATGCTTGCGGAATGCAAGTGGCGTTTAGGCGACAAACCAACGGCTGCTAATCTTATCAATGAAGTACGCAAGCGCTATTTCGCCGGGGGAAATGATCCTAATCCTGCTACGGCCGGAAACCTGGATGAGTACCGTTTTTTGGATGAGTGGCTGATTGAATTCATTGGCGAGGGCCGTAGGCGTACGGACCTGGTGCGTTGGAATAAATTCACTACCGAAGCATGGTGGGATCACCCTGCTGATGGGCCAGGAAAAGAGTACCTTAACAGATTCCCGGTTCCTGCAAGTGCAATCAATGCCAACCCAAAACTGGAGCAGAATCCCGGTTATAAATAA
- a CDS encoding AraC family transcriptional regulator gives MKVQKTDSESFAVNRYVHEDRFPAIWHFHDEYELTLILESNGTRMVGDHIDSFAAGDLIFIGKNLPHTWRNEGIKNYKKAEALVLHFLEDMWGHRFFESPEMKNVLALLERSHRGIRITGKTKVVLTELLLAMEKTKGIEKIRLLLSLLDILSTSEDLVELSSEVFVKSIEDPGSERLRKIYEYIMNNFHKDINLVEVAEVAHMSPSAFSRYFKSRMRKPFRQFIIELKVGYACKLLMQEDRAVTEVCYESGFQNLSNFNEQFKKITGLTPKKYQLTHTNK, from the coding sequence ATGAAAGTCCAGAAGACCGATTCTGAATCTTTTGCGGTTAACAGATACGTGCATGAGGACCGGTTCCCGGCAATCTGGCATTTTCACGACGAATACGAGCTTACATTAATCCTGGAAAGCAATGGTACCCGTATGGTAGGAGATCATATTGATTCTTTTGCCGCCGGAGATCTGATATTTATTGGAAAGAACCTTCCCCATACCTGGCGTAATGAGGGTATAAAAAATTATAAAAAGGCAGAAGCGCTAGTACTGCATTTTTTGGAGGATATGTGGGGGCACCGGTTTTTTGAATCGCCCGAAATGAAAAATGTTCTCGCATTGCTGGAGCGTTCACACAGGGGGATCAGGATCACAGGAAAAACAAAAGTGGTGCTGACCGAATTACTGCTGGCTATGGAAAAAACAAAGGGTATTGAAAAGATCAGGTTGCTGTTGTCGTTACTGGATATCCTTTCCACTTCTGAGGATCTTGTAGAACTATCAAGTGAAGTGTTTGTTAAATCAATTGAAGACCCCGGTTCAGAACGGTTAAGAAAGATTTATGAATATATTATGAATAATTTTCATAAGGACATTAACCTTGTTGAGGTTGCAGAAGTAGCTCACATGTCGCCTTCAGCCTTCAGTAGGTATTTTAAAAGCCGTATGCGCAAACCCTTCCGGCAATTCATAATTGAACTTAAGGTAGGATATGCGTGTAAACTGCTGATGCAGGAAGACAGGGCCGTTACCGAAGTGTGTTATGAGAGCGGGTTTCAAAATCTGTCCAATTTTAATGAACAGTTTAAAAAAATTACAGGGCTTACCCCAAAAAAATATCAATTAACACATACAAATAAATAA
- a CDS encoding cyclase family protein, whose translation MKLIDLSHPLEHGQQTFPWDPKLSIIPHGTTKTLKYNITQVSMGSHQGTHVDAMYHFLDEGKTLDQMPLDWFYGTTHLIRIPKQANEEITPDDFIPYRSVLQRGARIIYETGWYRQFGKENFYSDFPSLTQEAGKYLAECGIRFLGMDTPTPSKDWYEIHHDILLPNEIVIVESLANLDQLPDQFTFIGFPLNFKGRDGSPIRAVAMVDE comes from the coding sequence ATGAAATTGATAGATCTTTCCCATCCATTAGAGCACGGACAGCAAACTTTTCCCTGGGACCCCAAGCTGAGTATTATACCGCATGGTACTACCAAAACGCTTAAATATAATATTACGCAGGTCAGTATGGGAAGCCATCAGGGAACACACGTAGATGCTATGTATCATTTTTTGGACGAAGGCAAAACACTTGATCAGATGCCACTGGATTGGTTTTATGGTACAACACATCTCATCCGGATACCGAAACAGGCAAATGAAGAAATTACCCCCGATGATTTTATACCTTACCGGTCTGTTTTACAGAGAGGTGCAAGGATCATTTATGAAACAGGCTGGTATCGGCAATTCGGAAAAGAAAATTTTTATTCCGATTTTCCTTCGCTTACCCAGGAGGCGGGGAAATATCTGGCCGAATGTGGCATCCGTTTTTTAGGTATGGATACGCCCACACCCAGTAAAGACTGGTATGAGATCCATCACGACATTTTATTGCCTAATGAGATTGTGATTGTTGAGTCATTAGCAAATCTTGATCAACTTCCGGATCAGTTTACTTTCATTGGGTTTCCGTTGAACTTTAAAGGGAGAGACGGCTCACCAATTCGCGCTGTGGCAATGGTTGATGAATAA
- a CDS encoding SDR family NAD(P)-dependent oxidoreductase: MKGLKNQIAVVTGGLGDLGFAIASRLSEEGCSVVLLDVAPDTEAKASSIGARYWQVDISNEGAVTAVCAAIAEELGKVSILVNAAACFIFKGVDASAEDWERINAVNICGTSLITKYIVPQMQEIGKGSIINISSVSGFIGQANFATYNATKFALRGLAKCWAQDLAPFGIRVNTLCPGYIYTRAFIDSCEKLGLDIEAEDRRAAAMHLLGRQGRPEEVAAAAAFLASDDASFITGSDLLVDGGYLAK, encoded by the coding sequence ATGAAAGGGTTAAAAAATCAGATTGCTGTCGTTACCGGAGGTTTGGGGGATTTAGGCTTTGCCATAGCCAGCCGTTTATCAGAGGAAGGGTGTTCTGTTGTTTTGCTGGATGTAGCTCCTGATACAGAAGCGAAAGCCAGCTCGATCGGCGCACGCTACTGGCAGGTCGATATCAGTAACGAAGGTGCGGTAACCGCTGTCTGTGCTGCTATCGCGGAGGAACTGGGCAAAGTGAGCATACTGGTGAACGCCGCCGCCTGTTTTATTTTTAAAGGTGTTGATGCAAGTGCGGAAGATTGGGAGCGCATCAATGCTGTAAATATTTGCGGTACTTCATTAATAACAAAGTATATCGTTCCGCAAATGCAGGAAATTGGCAAAGGAAGTATTATAAATATATCATCGGTCAGCGGATTTATCGGGCAGGCAAACTTTGCAACATATAATGCAACCAAATTTGCGCTCAGGGGACTGGCGAAATGCTGGGCACAGGATCTGGCACCCTTTGGAATACGGGTGAACACGCTGTGCCCGGGTTATATCTATACCAGGGCATTTATTGATTCATGCGAAAAACTGGGATTGGATATTGAGGCAGAAGATCGCAGGGCTGCTGCCATGCATTTATTGGGGCGGCAGGGAAGGCCGGAGGAAGTTGCTGCTGCTGCTGCCTTTCTGGCAAGTGATGACGCTTCCTTCATAACAGGAAGCGATTTATTGGTGGATGGAGGATATCTGGCAAAGTAA